AGAGTCTCAAATCCGCCATTAATGGCCGCAAAGGTTCATATATAAGCTGTATAcacataaaaactaaaaagaggtATAATAGCAGTTTTCCATTCGGATTCTGTGTTTCAGTGGACGGAATACTCTAAAACAAGTCCGCGACCGAATCTCACGCTCTGCCAGCCAGATCACCTCTGCTTCGCCGGGATCTGTGCCCTCCGTCGCCGGATCAGTTGAATAAGGATCGACAAAAATAATGGAAGCTTCGTACCGTTGGAGAATTTCAGGAATCTTCGGCTTTCGACATTACTGACAACCTGCTCGGCCTCGGTTGGAATGCGGAGCGGCGGCGCTGTTGGTGCGAGGACGGACGAATCAGCGCAGCAAGGGCTCTCTTGACCAGATCTCCTTCCACTCCACCAATCCTCACCAGAGAGTTCGTCATCGCCGATCTGCGCGCGTTAAGCCGATTACTCGCCGAAACACTCCCTCCCTGTGAGTTACCACCGAAATTCTTGTGGAGGCTGCACCGGAAAGAGCCAGGGTGCGTCGTAGGAGAACACAAACAGGTCCGTTTGGGAGTACTCTGCCTCTTCACAACCTGATGCGGAGGTTTGGCACCGACTGTGGAGATGGACCGGTTAGGTGACACCGACCGGTCAAGGGAGAACCGTACGGAGGGAGACATGGCGGAATGACCGCACACGTTGACACGTGTCGGAGAAGCAGACCGGTGAAAGAAAGTTGAGGCGCTAGAGGAGAAGCTGGAACTGGAGTAAGCAAAGGCGGAAGACGAAGAGCTTGGAGAGGAGTAGGATGGGAATCTACCGGATGGGGAGTGAGAACGGAAGGTCGGTCCGGTAGATCTCCTAGAAGAGGTGGATGTTGCCGCCATTGGCGATTCAACTATTGTTGTTACAGTGCAAAGTAGAGCGagaaagatgagagagaaacaaaaaggaGGAGAAGAGAATATTTTATTGTATTCCTAATAGCCGGTGTTTGGCTGGTGATTTCGGCAAACCTTGCACCACTCGAGCCATGTATTTATAGGAGTTTCGTGAGAAGGGAGGGCAGCGGAAACGAGCGAGAGATTGCGAGTTTTCGCGATATTTTGTTATTTAGGATATATATTTCCATCTGTTTCATACGGATCCCCAGATTTATTCCTTTTCCGTTTACAGCCCTGTTTTGTTTCTACACTTAACTTCTTTcccctttttccaaatatttaGCAAGAAAATACCTGTTTTGTTTCTACGCTTACCTTATTTCCCTTTTTCCCATATATttagaaagaaaatataaaataatttataaaataaaaaatacacaaaaactaaaaaatgacttaggtttttttttctaatacaaAAAACTTTGGTTAGAATGATAAGCTTGATTATGATAACTCTTTACAAATGTGAGAGGTCTCAAGTTAAACTCTCACGTCCATCTGTTTCCAAGTTATTTCCTTACATGAGCCAAGGTTATCCCTATACTGACTTTGACATTCTATATTGTCGCCCAAGGTGAAACGAAAACTATGAGTGAATATAACCATATAATGATTTGTTTGCaatgaattaattattttgttacGAATTATAACCCTACTAATGAGGTTACTTAAAACAGATATATATTGCTAGATATATTTGTATATCCAGTAAGggaggaaaataaaaataatcacACCCcatttttaccaaaaaaaagagaaaaacacaagtaaAGGGACTTGGATGCAAAAAGGTGAATTCTTGACCTTGAAATGCTAACCTAGACTAGTGAGTGGACCTCACTAGTTGGGTAAGATTTGCACATCAGTTTTGTAGATCCAACGGTTTTGAAGGAAAAGCTATGGGCAAATAGCAGACAAAGAATTTTTGATATGTTCATCTGACAGCtttatgggaatgctcaaaagATGGCCTGCCACGTATACTATTATTGATGATGACTCACGCTCTTTACATTCCACGTACACACATCTCTtcattttttgtaatttataaATCTACCCCTATTTTATGTTTTGCCACCCCAAGAAAAAAATGTGAAGACATGGTGTTTGGGTATCGGATTCCGTGaataaattataatttcatTATTAAGGGGGGGATGCACATGGGGATGGGGTAGGGTCATGGATCCTGCTCGTTGGTCTTTAAGATGTACCAAATTGAATAAATTACAAATAATTGTCAATAATGTTTTGCTGTCTCAATTAATTTTTCGTAAGTTGGTTTGGTATGCCAGGATATGactatgttttaaaaaaaaaattttggtccTTAGCATTGTCTGTGTCTTAACCagacttttgttttttgtgacaGAGAACCAACGCAAGAGTCGATTCACCTTGCATGATAAATTATGTGGAGATAATTATATGTCTCAATTCAATTGTAAATATAATCTTAAACATGTAATCAAACTCGAGTACATTCATCTAATCCATACATATAAAGATCTATCCTATCATCTAGGTTAATCCACGGGAATGTGTCTTAGCTAGATGTTTTTAAGTGAAACCTAATCGAGACTAATGATATTAAAAAATGTATTAACAAAGTCTCCTTGTTGCCACACAGCCACAGTTTGGTAAGGCGGTATGATGTGCGTATTAGTTCACTAAACAAGCGAACAAAAAATGtattaaaataacaaaaacaacGGCTCCATTGTTGATTAGCCGCCTTGGTTACTtcacctttcttctttttcttcctccttcAAGTTTTGAAATTGTTGACTTCTTCTCCAATGTAGTAGCCAAGCTTGGTCAACTACTACTTTCGTTTGTTTTTGCaaataattcattaaattaaAAAGCATATTTTCTAAATAACCTCAAAGAGTAACTGggtttttcatcatctctttttttttttaaaaaaaattattttgcaaTGAGATAAAGTTGAATTTTTTACTTTTGGGTTTCTAGTGATGAGAGGGACAAGTTACTTGCAATAACTTGTGTATTGGAGTAGTGGGTGGCTTATGATTAGATTAGAAGATGAGGATTCAGTCGTTTTCATGCCATTTCTTGCAGTATTTGTTGAATTTTCATTAACTATCCCAACACAAAcccaaaattatttattattggtGAGAATCGAAGGTTTATCCTAATTAGTTTGTCAATATTATCTTGTTTGGACTATAATTTCCTCCAAAAaggtcttaattaattaatgactcTAGGATAAACACTAGAGGTAACTCTAGTTTGATTGGACTGAACATAAGAGTGTAAACAAGAAGAGTCGAGTTTTAGTTTAATTCTCCAAACCCTAATTCAAATTGTTTAGTtaattaggtttgaaatggaACTCTAACTCTTCTGGTTTAACCAATGAGCTtggttattttatttaatttttataatgaGCTTGGTCACGCCTACTATATCAAATGAGCTCTAAATTAAACTCTATATTAGTTTTTCTGTATATAAACCAAGCAAGAACAAAACTAGTTTACATGTGTACACGTATTAGAAGTGTGTTTAATTTATACATATTGGAGTATTGGcatgttttattattatattacgTAAAAATTATGTCATTTATcttaatctaaaaaaaaaagtgagaatataaagttaatttcaaaaagtCTGTATGCCATAATTGGGGAGCCTACTTTCCCTAGCTAACATGATCATTTCACGAATTTGGCGCTTGATTGTTTAATTCGTCAAAACATGTACACGTATGTGTCACAAAATCATTTGATAGTTGGAGATCGCATGgtgggtgttttttttattacatgcGAGGCAGTTGCTAACCTAATTTACGAGTCCGCATAATAACTCGTAAACCACACGTGTTATGCATTCTATATATTACTAGTAAGAATCGAACTCAcacattccaaaaaaaaaaaaaaaaaactctctcttAAACAACTAGGTTAATTGTTAATTCCTGACACATGCATGGTAAGTCTTTGAAACGCTTGCATATCTTAGTTGTTAACACGAAAATCCCCTCGACAAAAATTTGTTAGAAAGGACAAAcatgttggacaaagattttattctagggtataaagaacactgtctattccatctgcaacagatccaagttgtactgtgatctcagtgattgcttcgtgcaatttatctgggtcatgagtacttgcttgtctgccccatgacatatatcgaacaccttgtatggcataccttgaaaccataagttgccttttgtagtcttgaactttgtcggttgcttttttaagtctccttttggtttccctcaaagcttcttgtagagattcgatagttttctggggatcgtcctcgtatacgtcttcccttataggggagaggttgaatctgggatcacctccaccttcttcttctttagaagtagaaccttcatcagttctagacctttttacaggtggagagttaggagtatccatccttgaagatttcttgagaaagatattggtttatgatgattcttacttttgaatatttatacgaatggaatatgaagagattgttggaccaagacttagtgtctagtcaacattgtgtttttgatgattgtgtatgattgtatactaaaatgtgtgtgagcatgctttacttgaacatatcctaaaatgctagaaaacatgcttaaatggttatttggttaattgtttaatatcttaattgtgcatatacaaatgaaagcttatgcatatctctatgtgaatttggtatctatatatttttgagatagtgctggaaattaagttttgaaaataaatatacatggactaagttagggtattaatcttctaatgatcataatttatcttacttaggtccaaattacttgaaacttgaaccacatgcacatgaaggtttaatatatgttctaggactataatcatgagaaattaagtgcatcacatatatatttggtcatatgcttaaattccgccaaaactaggttttacctaattttgtgcatatgtgttctttgtgaacgtggtgaaccaaatgaactccgatttaaatgaaatttcgtgtgcatcttagtttcatcactatgaacatatttgatttagtaaagttcaagagaaaaggtcatttacactgagtttgcaaaataacattgaatttacacttagaatttatcggtttcactattagtgacttatttgcttggttgagtgaccaaacgatttccgattgttatgaaattttatgtggacattctaatatatataaaatgatttatcatgcagtaatacgaattttctgggttgtttttctaatgtaattaacctatgcgctctatatgaagctctttgagcttacatgcaattggggagttctacctcctatttctttgtaggttaatcatcatgaggatgttatatcactcagaattcagtttgctcaagtgaattgaagtccagttttcaagtatgagcttggatctctagaaaaccaagaaaaacctatgttcatcaaccttccactaaggcattttgattgatgtttggaattagccttggagctgtataatatggatatattggtgctgccaaattcagagtttgaagtcaagattggagggacatgtttggtcatgtgaaggatctcttatcttcatcaaacaagatcttgcacatgcttcctttattgaggtcaatgataagatttttgtgagaagaaaattgatgaagctaaaggacaaatgcaatggttgaaatttgtaagagatgagaaagtatattttacaactagacaagacttagattatgaagatattcttgaagactacaagctccaacggtacactaatctatggctgagattgaattgttttgaattatgaatggatcagattacaacaagacttgaagggttaagatgaccatttaaaaggtgaatccaatggttgtgcataagaccatattcttgcttgcaatttttgacttaaaagaagatcttacttgatttttggagtcaaagattgttgcaagttgctacacattttgtaggaaatcattggagataccaaggccaagatttggtgtaagtttgatcaaatggtcaaagatgacaaaattgttggagataccaaggtcaagatttggtgcaagtttgatcaaattgtcaaagatggctgcaagtgcacatgacaactcaaatcttggaaagctagacttggaaaataatgcaagtgcaacggctacatattgtaaggtcaagatttaatgatctattcattcaatggccaagatttgcacatgtaattgaaggtcgagatttgaagatagaaaaagatccaatggtggaaatcacaagagcttggtaaattataaagaggggttcttcctcattccaacttggagaagccaaaattacattgaagaaattcttgctctcaaaactttcaagctagtttgtgccattgaatccaagcttctacccaagccactctaaaggcttcctcactattttgcttttgcaaagagggagtgcttctcatttggcttcttattttccgattcgaaaatcctcattattctttattttctatccaacccgtgaggtgatattgtgattcttgagtgttcctcaaccctatttgcttagtgcaaaccttgagtgaaccatttataccgaacacttgtaaaagtcccttcattgggcaaaaaccttgttgaggttgagtttaagggagtgcttgaaacccttggttgtaaagtttgaagattgtcttgaaatcttcagttttaagggtgacctaaaaacccttgtgagttttgtggagctcttgagaaaaccacatccttagtggaggttggaaaatcctaggttggtgaacctaggtagtagatgtaggagaagagtctccgaactactataaattgttgtgtggactttcttgattgcattgcttgcttgttgattgattaagtgttttgattgcagaattttctgaaccactagtctgtccgtgcactgttcacatagctaaactttgaattttaatctgcatttttgatatagtattcattagggtgttgtgatactgcataccaaatttcattgaattctgacttgatttgctaggtgaaatttgagttgtaaaatctgtgcgcagtgtgttgtttgaaaaaaatctgtttttgcaattccttgattatttgataattgatcattcaccatattgtatcacatcttgcattgaaatgaatgttgattaggataatcattagagttcaaatttgtgtgctaattgttaattgacattgatttccttttaaattataaaaagagattcctatcggaatttggggacacaattcaccccccctcttgtgttaagtacgatccatcaaaacACACCGAAAGCACTTAGTCCTCTTATGTATGGACCAAATTAATCAATatcaattaatattattaatcaccattttaattaattaattaagaaaaggtTGTGCACCAAGACTACCAACATACGCACATGACACGTAGTTCCCATGTCGTTTATTGATAATAAAAAGTCTTTATGTCTAACGTTTGATTGATTAATTACAAATGTCTTTATATGCAAAGATTCAAACACATTAACAGTATCGAGCAAATTCATGAATCGGTAAACGTGTCGGGCAAATTGATTCGACGATTAATTGTACATATTATATACGTATCCGTCTaagattttgtttaattttacttttaattGTGGTCTCTATCCGCTGAAATTAAAGGTAGATTCCCTatctctttcctttccttttcctaGTCTTAACTGATGAAATTGATATACCAAAACATCAATTTAATTACAatacgcaaaaaaaaaaaaaaaaaaaatcttctatATGCCTCTATTTTTTGTTGATCGTGTTCATATTTTCATATTAAATGATCCTGGTCGTTTGTTGAATGTTCATATAATGCATACGGCTCTTGTTGCTGGCTGAGATTTTAGATTAGTAGTTGATTGAGTTAGTTGGTGATCGAGTTAAAAAGGTTGAATTGACATTTTTACGACTTGTCCAATATAATTTGTGAAGATTTAAACGAtttaaatatccaaaaaaaaattccttattAAGGGGATCAAGCAAGTTATTTTTGGATCGTGTAATTCTCCCCCAAAAACATTAATGGTAAATCGTAGGATATTTAACGTATAAAATAAAACTTGAATTTGGGGTGTCTAAAAAACAATAGCTAATTAGAGAAGCAGCTAAGGATGCGTGCAAATGAAGCTTCGTATCATATCTGAATATATATTCTAAATAATCTCATCATTAGTGGGttttgaaagaaatcaaaagatgccacGGTGACAAACCAACTCATCGATGAAGTGGAAATAAAGTTTGATCATGTTAGGGCGCGCAATCATTAGTTCTAGAATCATTGTATATGCTTAATGCTTCCACTAAGTAAATTGGCGAGGGTGCCCTGAGTCTTTTATTAAGGAACGATTGGATCGATCTTTGGCTACTGTGGATTGGTTAGTGAAGTGGGGTAGCTACCAAGTTGAGTACATTAATACTATATCATCTGATCACAGCTGTCAATATGTATGTTGGGATGATCGAGTATTACGAAGAGGTGCCCATACTAAGCGATTCCGTTACGAGCCGAACTTAGGAGCCAAGGAAATGTGCAAGCAATTGGTGAGACAACAATGGGTACGTAGTCCTGGTAGGGAGGGTGGTCATATGGCTTTGAAAAGTCTGCAGAATAACCTTCAACAATGTGGCCCAAAAATTCAGCAATGGATGGTTAAGGAGAGACAAAAAAATAGCAACACAGAAAAAGTCTTGAAGAGAAGATTGGATTCACTAGTTGCTAATGAGGATGCTGGTAAACAAGAGGAGATATCGGTAGTAAGACAGCAGTTAAATGAATTGCGTGAGCAAGAAGAAGAGGTGCTCAAAAATCAGAGTAAGCAACATTGGTTGCAAGCTGGCGATCAAAATACCAGTTTTTTCCATACTAGTATGAAAATAAGACAGAATTTGAAGCGAATTGATCAGATAGTTGATGAGGATGGGGGTTTGAGGAGTACAGAGGTGGGTGTCGCTGAAGCATTTCATGAATATTTTTCCAATTTGTTCTCGGCAGGTAATGAAGTGCAGGATTACTCTTTTCTGGATCCAGTAACAAAGGTGGTTGATACGGAGATGAATGAAGATTTATGTAGAATGGTTACTAGAGAGGATGTGTGGAATGCTATACGTAGTATAAGTAATCAAAAAGCTCCAGGCCCGGATGGTTTTTCTGCTGGATTTTATCATAGCCATTGGGATACAGTGGGTGAATGTGTGATAGAAGCTGTGCTTGAATTTTTTGCTTCTGGAGTTATGGAGTCTGATGTCAACCTTACTCATATTGCTTTGAttcccaaaacaaaagaagcacTCAAGGTAACTGAATTTCGCCCCATCAGTTTATGTAATGTATCATACAAAATTATCTCAAAAATCTTGGCTAACAGATTGGGACTTATATTACATAAATGTGTACGAGGTAATCAGTCTGCTTTTATCAGAGACAGGCTAATTACAGATAACGTCATTGTGGCCTATGAGGCGTTGCATTCCATGAGTTTATTAGCCcggagtagaacaagttacatgGCGGTGAAACTCGATATGAGTAAAGCTTATGACAGGGTGGAATGGCAGTTTGTACAAGAGATTATGGTTCGTTTAGGCTTTTCTGATGAATGGCAGAAGTGGATTATGCAATGTATCAGTTCGGTGACATACAGAGTCCTTGTCAATGGTTCTACTACGGACTTGATTATCCCAACAAGAGGTATTAGGCAGGGTGACCCACTCTCTCCCCTTCTTTTTGTCTTATGCACGGAAGCCTTGAGTAGTAATTTAAATGCTGCGCATGCTGCTCATACTTTTCGTGGATTCCCATTTGGTAGAGGCAGGCTACGTGTTTCTCACCTGCTTTTTGCCGATGATAGCCTTATTTTTTGTCGTGTCAAAGACGAGGATTGGGAGTGTATTTTCAGTATTCTAACTGAGTATGGAAGAGTCTCGGGTCAAATGATCAACTACAGCAAGACCAGTATTTTTTTCAGCCGATTTGCTTCTCCTTTACAGAAAGCACGGATGATTTCTATGATTGGGGCTGTGGAGGCAAAAAATTATGATAGATATTTGGGGTTGCCGGCAATCGTTGGAAGATCACGGAAGTCGGCATTTCTTTATATCTTAGATAAAATGAGGAAGAAGGTCATGAGTTGGTCACATAGAAACTTATCCAAGGCAGGTAAAGAAGTTTTTATTAAATCTGTGTTACAAGCTATACCCACGTATGCAATGCAATTATTTCAATTTCCTAAGAGTCTTTGTACTGAGGTGGATCAAATCCTACGTAGAGTGTGGTGGGGTGATAATTCTAAAAGTACTTATAAAGCTTGGCTTTCTTGGCCTAAACTCTGTGAATCGAAGAaaaatggagggatgggttttaGAAATATTGAGGCGTTCAATGAAGCATTACTTGCGAAACAGTGTTGGAGAATCATTATAAACCCAACCTCGTTATCCAGTCGTGTATTGAAAGCCAAATATTTTCCGAACACTGATTTCCTCAaggtggagaagaagagaaatgctTCTTACTTGTGGACAAGCTTCTTGAATGTACGATATCTGATAGAAGATGGATTGAGGTG
This genomic window from Tripterygium wilfordii isolate XIE 37 chromosome 9, ASM1340144v1, whole genome shotgun sequence contains:
- the LOC120004814 gene encoding uncharacterized protein LOC120004814, with the translated sequence MAATSTSSRRSTGPTFRSHSPSGRFPSYSSPSSSSSAFAYSSSSFSSSASTFFHRSASPTRVNVCGHSAMSPSVRFSLDRSVSPNRSISTVGAKPPHQVVKRQSTPKRTCLCSPTTHPGSFRCSLHKNFGGNSQGGSVSASNRLNARRSAMTNSLVRIGGVEGDLVKRALAALIRPSSHQQRRRSAFQPRPSRLSVMSKAEDS